TTCCGGGGCGACATCGTATTCGATGACGCGGTCGAACAGCTGGCGAATTTCCTGCCGGAAGCCGCGCGTGTCCAGGGCGTCGGCAAGCTCAGCCGGCCAGCCGGGCTCGGTGCCCAGGCCCAGCCTGTGCCCGGCCATCAGGTCCTTGATGATGAGGTCCTGCTCGGGGCCGCTCATCAGGCGCGGAGGGCCTTCGATGTGAGGCATGCGGCCCTCGACCTTGGCCCGGCGCAGCAGGTCAAAGGCGTAGGAGGACCAGGTCCGTGCCGGGGACGTGCTGAGGCTTCTGTGCAGACGCGCGCTGAAGGCGTTGCGCAGACGGGCCGCGGCCAGCCGCGACGGGGCGAGGAGGAGGGCACGCGCGGGGTCGACGGCGTCGTGCTCCATCCTTTTGACCGCGGCCTCCACCAGCACTGTTGACTTGCCCGTGCCCGGCGCGCCCCAGACCAGCACGGGGCCGGAACCGGGGACCCGCTCCACGATGGGCAGCTGGTCCGCGCTGAGCGCCGGTGCCGGACGGAGCGACGCCGGGGGCGCCACCAGCGTCAGGCGGGGCAGGTGCTTGTGGGCCGGCAATTGGTGTGGGACAGGGGAACTCATGCCCCCAGTCCATCACGCGGCTCCGACATCGCAGGCGCCGCCTTCCCTGTTCCAGGATTTTCCGCGTCCGACGCCGGCCCTTCCGCGGTGTGGAGACGGGCGGCTATCGCGTCGATGAGGTCAAAGTCCGCGTCCGAGGGAGTCCAGCGGGCCAGGTCCATGTTGACCCGCCACGCGCCGCCGTCCGCCTGGCCGCGCAGTTCGGTTGCCTCCCGGCGGTAATGGTCCAGGGCGCCGGCCTCGTGGCACAGCGGAGCCTGTCCCCCGGCCCGGATCACACGCCACCAGGGGACGGCCGAGCCGTGGCGCGACATGACGGCCCCCACCTGCCGGGGCCCGCCGCGCTCCAGCAGCGCGGCGATGTCTCCGTAGGAGAGGACCCGCCCGGCGGGGATGAGATCCACCACGTCCAAGACTGCTTCAACATACTCAGCACGCATGAACCAAGCCTAGTTCTCCACAGCCCTGCCCGTGGCATGACCTGCCCGGGCTTCGGTGTCGGTGGCTGGCGGTAGCGTTGGGGCATGACTAGCTGGAACTTGCGCCCACGGGCCGCGTTTGACTTGGAGACCACCGGCAAGGATCCCCGGGAGGCCAGGATCGTCACGGCGTCGATCGTGGTGGTGGACGAGTCCGGCGCCGTGGCGGACACCCACGAATGGCTGGCGGATCCGGGGGTGGCCATCCCCGAGGAGGCTGCCGCCATCCACGGCATCAGCACGGCCCACGCGCGCGCCAACGGCCGGCCGGTGGATGAGGTCACGGCGGAAATCGGCGCCGTGCTGGCGACGTTGTTCCAAAACGACATCCCCGTCATCGCCTTCAACGCCAGCTACGACTTCACGGTCCTGGCCAACGAGGCACGCCGCTACGGCCTGTCCGCGATGACGCCGTCCCCGGTCATCGACCCCTTCATCTGCAACAAGCATGTGGACAGGTTCCGCAAGGGCAGCCGCACGCTGGTGGCACTGTGCGAGGAATACGGCATCCCGCTCCGCGACGCCCACACCTCGGCGGCCGATGCCGAGGCCACGCTTCGGCTGGCCGACGCCCTGGTGACGAAATACAGCGCCCTGCGGCTGGAGCTGCCGGAGCTCCACGCCGCCCAGGTCGGCTGGGCCCGCGAACAGGCAGCCGACTTCCAGCAGTACCTGCGCCGTGTCAAGGACCCGCTCGCGGTCATCGAAGGGGATTGGCCCGTGTTGCTGGAATCGGGTCTGGACGCCATGACCGCATGAGCTAAATCACACAGGAATCTGCCAGCCTTCCCCGCCGCGCCGCTGCGCCGGTCCTGCGGTGCCGGGCCCGGCTGCGCCGGACACTGCCCGGCCATGTGGGCCCATCATGCACCAGATCTTCCATGAACGGCACCTTTGTTAAGCATTTGTTCGCACCCGCCACATGTACGGCACGGATGACATAATTTAGTTTCGCGGGTTGAGCCCTGCTATGCCACTCCTCCGAGTCCAGGCGAAAGCTCCCCGCACCCCGTGAAACCCGGCCGTCGCCATTTTCGATGCCGGGCACCTGCAATGAAAGTGAACGCTTGATGAAGAAATCAGCCCTGAAATGGCTCACCACCGTGCCCGTGGCGGTTGCCCTGGCCTTCTCACTGGCCGCCTGCGGCGGCGGCACCGGCGCCACCAGCTCCGGCAAGCCCACGAACGCCCTGGCCGGAAGCGACCAGAAATCCCTGGACAAGTACACCACCAAGGACGTCACCGCCCTGGACAAGATCGACACCTCCAAGCTGGGCCTGATCACCCCGGGCACCATCACGGTCGGCACGCTCTCCGACGCCCCGCCAAACATCTACATCGACAAGTCCGGCAAGTTCACCGGCTACGACAATGAGCTGCTGCGCGCCATGGCCGACAAGCTCAAGCTCAAGGTCGAGTTCAAGTCCACCGACTTCTCCGCCCTCCTGTCCCAGGTCGCCAACAAGCAGTTCGACGTCGGATCATCCTCGATCTCCACGACCGACCTGCGCCGCAAGACTGTGGGCTTCACCAACGGTTACGACTTTGGCTACATGGCCGTTGTGGCCAAGAAGGACTCGGCAGTCAAGGGCTTCAAGGACCTCAGCGCAAAGACCCGCATCGCCGTGGTCCAGGGCACCGTCCAGGACGACTATGTGACCAACACCCTCAAGCTTGAACCGGTCCGCTTCCCCGACTACAACACGGCCTACGCAAATCTGAAGACCGGCCAGGTTGACGCCTGGGTCGCGCCCTCCCAGCAGGCCACCGGGCAGGTCAAGGAAGGCGACGGCACCGCCATCGTGGAGTCAGTGGTGAACACGAAGAACTTCACCGCCTACGCCGTGAGCCCGACCAACCAGCCGCTCATTGACGCCCTGAACTCGGCCCTGGACGCCGTGATTGACGACGGCACCTGGGCCAAGCTGACCAAGCAGTGGTACCCGGACCGTGTGACCCCCAAGGACTGGACCCCCGGTTCCAAGGCAGCCAAGCTCCCGTAAGGACCTTACTTAGTGGACTTCCAGCAGTTCTTTAAAACTTTCTTTGACTGGCAGGCAATGGCGGACGTCGTCCCCCAGCTGCTGACCGTCGGTTTGCCCAACACGCTCATCCTCGCCGTATCCTCGGCGATCCTCGGTTCCATCCTGGGACTGGTGCTTGCCATCATGGGCATCGCCCGGAACCCGGTCCCGCGGTGGATTGCCCGCGTTTATACGGACATCTTCCGCGGCCTCCCGGCCATTCTGGTGATTGTCGTCCTCGGCATCGGGCTGGGGCCCGTGCTGCGCCAGCTGACGGGGATCACCAATCCGTTTCCGCTGGGCATCTTCGCCCTGACGCTGATGGCCGGCGCCTACATCGGTGAGATCTTCCGTTCGGGTATTCAAAGTGTTGACAAGGGCCAGCTGGAAGCCACCCGGGCACTGGGCTTCAGCTACGGATCGGCCATGGTCCTGGTGGTCGTCCCCCAGGGCATTCGACGGGTGCTGCCCGCCTTGGTCAACCAGCTCATTGCCCTCATCAAGGATTCCTCCCTGATCTACGTCCTGGGCCTGCTGCCGAGCCAGCGCGAGATCTACCGGGTGGGCAACGACGTCGCGGCAAATACGGGAAACATGTCCGCGCTGGTTGCGGCCGCCATGCTGTACCTGGTCCTGACCATCCCGCTGACCCACGTGGTGAACTACATGGACAAGCGGATGCGCGAAGGCAAGAAGTTGAAAGCGGAACCCGATGAAATTGCCGCCGTCGTTGGAAAGGGCGCCTAGACATGAGTGAATTCAAGTCAGGTTCCCTGACCGCCAAGAACATCCACCTGGCCTTCGGCGCCAACAAGGTGCTGCGCGGTATCGACCTGCACGTCCCCCAAGGCACCACGGCCTCCGTGATCGGCCCGTCCGGCTCCGGCAAGTCGACCTTGCTGCGGGTCATGAACCGGCTGATCGAACCGGACCAGGGCGACATTCTGCTGGATGACCGCTCCGTGTTGGCGGACAACCCGGACGAGCTCCGGCGTCGTATTGGCATGGTGTTCCAGCAGTTCAACCTGTTCCCGCACAAGACCGTGGCGGACAATGTGTCGCTGGCGCTGAACAAGCTGCGCAGGATGCCCAAGGACCAGGCACGCGCCAAGGCCTTGGAGCAGCTGGACATGGTGGGGTTGAGGCACAAGGCCGACGCCCGTCCCGGGAACCTCTCCGGCGGGCAGCAGCAGCGCGTGGCGATTGCCCGCGCGCTGGCCATGGAACCTGAGGTGATGTTCTTTGACGAGGCCACCTCGGCGCTGGACCCCGAGCTCGTCAAGGGCGTCCTGGCGCTCATGACGGACCTGTCCAAGGGCGGCATGACCATGGTGGTGGTGACGCACGAGATGGGCTTCAGCCGCAATGTGTCCGACACCGTCACGTTCATGGACGGCGGGGTGGTCGTGGAGACGGGATCCCCGGATGAACTCTTCAGCGCCCCGAAGACGGACCGCCTGAAGGGCTTCCTCTCCGACGTCCTCTAGCCCCTGCGACTGTGTTGCACATCTTGGACCGGAAAGCGCTTGTCATGTCTCGGACCTCTGTAGACAGTTCATGTCTCGCACCTGTGTTGACAGTTGATGTCTCATTGTTGTGTAGACACTTCCGGTCTGAGTAGTGGCCAGACCGGAAGTGTCTCACTTCTTTTTAGACGGTTTCTGGTTCGGGCTGTTCGGTCGTAGTTGTTGTTTTGACTGGCCTGATTTTACGTTTCCGCACGGCGCCGGCGGGGTCTGCCGCGATGCCGGAGGGTTTGCCGTTGCCTACGTATGGGGTGCCTTTGGGTGGGATGGGGTGGCTGATAATTTCTGAGCCAAGGCTGTCGAAGAACATGATGTCGGTGTCGTCGTGAATGATGTTCACGGTGGTGCCGATGTATTTCTTGCCCATCTTGAAATGCGTCCCCAAGACGGTGACATTGCCGTCTCGTCCGACACGACGCTGGCCGCTGAACCGCTCTGCCCCTACCGTGGGTTCTTCTGGTTCCGGCGGGCCGGGTGCCGGGGCCTTGGGTGTGGCGTTCCAGGCTTCCTGCGGTGTCATACCCGGCTTCAGGGCCTGGTGTTCACGTTCGGTGTTGTAGTACCGGTCGAAGGCATCGATCTGGGTTTGCAGGACCTCCAGCGTGGTGGCTGGTGGCTGCTGCTTCAGGTACCGGTGCAGGGTTTGATGGAACCGCTCGTTCTTGCCCTGGGTAGTGGGTTTGTAGGGTTTTCCGGTGATGGGTTCCACGCCCCGGGCCTTCAGGAATTCCACCAGTTCCCCGCGCCTGCCCAGCCGTGTCGGGTTAAGAGCCGCGCCGTTGTCACTGAGGAAGCGCTGGGGTACCCCGTGTCGGTCAATCGAGGTTGTCACGACCCTGATCGCGGCCTCGCTGGTTTCCCCGGAAGCAGCCAACGAGGCCAGGGCCAGCCGTGAATGGTCGTCGATGAGTTGGAAGATCGTGACCTTCGTCCCGCACGCCAGCACCCACTCGGTGGCGTCAATCTGCCAGCACGCATTCGGCTGCGGATAGACGAACCGGATATAGGCGCTGCGGGGCTTCTTCTTCGGCTCCGGCACCACGACGCCGGCACGGGTGAAGATCCTGGCCACAGTCGCCCTGGAGGGCGGTTGGAAGCCCTGTCGGCGCAACTTGGCGATCACTGAGAGCGGGCCGGCATCAAAGCCGGCCTTCTCCAACTCCTCGCGGGTTCCCAGCAGCAGATCGACCATGGAAGCGGGAGTGGTTTTCGGATGCCGCAACGCGATCGGAGGCCTCTTCTCCAACGCCTTGACCGGGCCGAGCGCTTGGGCTGCCGCCCGGACCTGGTAGAACCAGGCCCGGGAGACATTATGTTGTTTACAAAACGCGCTCACGGCACCGCGAGGAGCATCGGAAGGCCATGTAGCAACGAGATGACGGACTTTGATTGATGGTTGTGTTTTATGCACAATCCACAAGCAAAACCGACCAACTGTCTACAAGGCGATGAGACAGAGTGTCTACGAAGGTCCGAGACAAAACTGTCCAATAAGGTATGCGAGATCACAGGACCGGAAAGCGCTTCGTGAGCGTGATTTTGTCCAACATGTGCAACACAGTCTTGGTTTAACCCGGCTTAGCCGCCGTGCTTGACCGTGAGGATGGTGAGCACCGCGGCGTTGACCTTGGCCAGGAAGTCGGGGCGCTGCTGGGCCAGCTGCAGGACACCGTTGTACATGTACGGGATGGCGTTGGGGTTGCCGCACAGGACCATCGTTCCGCCGGCATTGATGAAGTTGTTGGCCCGCACGGCCCAGCTCCAGGGCGAAAGCTGCGCGGCGTTGCAGAGGTCGTCGGAGATGATGATGCCCGTGAACTTCGCGTTGGTCCGCAGCATCGTGCCCATGACGACTGTGGAGAACGGCGCGATCTTGCCGGGCCGCGCATCAATCCTGTCGTAGTACGCACTGGAGACCATCACCCACCTGGCCCCGTTGCTGATGGCCGTCTGGAACGGCAGCAGGTTGGGGTCGTTGATGGTGGTTTGGGTGTCATGGACGTTGCCCGTCACATCCGTGTTGCCGGTGACCCTGCCCAGCCCGGGGAAGTGCTTGACCGTGGGCATCACGTAGCCGGCCTTCATGCCGGCCAGGAACGCGTTGCCCTTGGCGGAGACGGCCTGCGGCGTGTAGCCGTACTCGCGGTCGTAGTACCCGATCGGGGCGTTGGACGGGGCAAAGGCCTGCGTGACGGTGTCAAGGGCGGGGGCCAGATTGACCTTCACGCCCGCCCAGCGCAGCTGGTTTCCCCAGTTTTTGGCGTCCGTCGTCAGCGTGGCCGTGGACAGCGTGCCCTGGGACAGCGCCGTCGGAATGGTTGAAAATCCCGGCCCGCTGAGCACCTGGACGTAGCCGCCCTCCTGGTCGGTGGCCACTGAGAGGTATTCGTTGTCCGTGGTCGCCGTGGAAACGGTGTTCGTCATGCGCCGCACGACTGCCGCCGTGGCGTTGATCCCGGCAGAGCTGCGGCCGGCCAGGTAGACATTGCCCACATGGTCCCAGCTGAGCACGTTCATGGTGGCCTGGCTGGCACCCGTGGCACCGGCCGCAACCATGAACAGCTGACCCACACGCTGCTGCAGCGTCATGTGGGCGAGGTGCTGGGCGGGCGTGCTCCACCCCAACGACGCCGGCGCCGCGGCGGTGGCCGGTGCCGAACCCATCAGGGATGCGGCTGCCAGGAGCGCGGCGAGCATGGCAACGGACTTCATACGGTGTGAAAACTGGAACTGGCGCATGGCACACACGGCTTAGTCGAGGGGAATCTATAGCCGGAAATTGTACTCCGAGGCGCCCGTTTCCGTCATGCCGAATTTGTGTTGCAGCTGTTGGACCACATGTGGCATGTCATGTCTCGGACCTCTGTAGACAGTTCATGTCTCGCACCTGTGTTGACAGTTGATGTCTCATTGTTGTGTAGACACTTCCGGTCTGAGTAGTGGCCAGACCGGAAGTGTCTCACTTCTTTTTAGACGGTTTCTGGTTCGGGCTGTTCGGTCGTAGTTGTTGTTTTGACTGGCCTGATTTTACGTTTCCGCACGGCGCCGGCGGGGTCTGCCGCGATGCCGGAGGGTTTGCCGTTGCCTACGTATGGGGTGCCTTTGGGTGGGATGGGGTGGCTGATAATTTCTGAGCCAAGGCTGTCGAAGAACATGATGTCGGTGTCGTCGTGAATGATGTTCACGGTGGTGCCGATGTATTTCTTGCCCATCTTGAAATGCGTCCCCAAGACGGTGACATTGCCGTCTCGTCCGACACGACGCTGGCCGCTGAACCGCTCTGCCCCTACCGTGGGTTCTTCTGGTTCCGGCGGGCCGGGTGCCGGGGCCTTGGGTGTGGCGTTCCAGGCTTCCT
This genomic stretch from Arthrobacter dokdonellae harbors:
- a CDS encoding MGMT family protein, yielding MRAEYVEAVLDVVDLIPAGRVLSYGDIAALLERGGPRQVGAVMSRHGSAVPWWRVIRAGGQAPLCHEAGALDHYRREATELRGQADGGAWRVNMDLARWTPSDADFDLIDAIAARLHTAEGPASDAENPGTGKAAPAMSEPRDGLGA
- a CDS encoding 3'-5' exonuclease — its product is MTSWNLRPRAAFDLETTGKDPREARIVTASIVVVDESGAVADTHEWLADPGVAIPEEAAAIHGISTAHARANGRPVDEVTAEIGAVLATLFQNDIPVIAFNASYDFTVLANEARRYGLSAMTPSPVIDPFICNKHVDRFRKGSRTLVALCEEYGIPLRDAHTSAADAEATLRLADALVTKYSALRLELPELHAAQVGWAREQAADFQQYLRRVKDPLAVIEGDWPVLLESGLDAMTA
- a CDS encoding ABC transporter substrate-binding protein, with product MKKSALKWLTTVPVAVALAFSLAACGGGTGATSSGKPTNALAGSDQKSLDKYTTKDVTALDKIDTSKLGLITPGTITVGTLSDAPPNIYIDKSGKFTGYDNELLRAMADKLKLKVEFKSTDFSALLSQVANKQFDVGSSSISTTDLRRKTVGFTNGYDFGYMAVVAKKDSAVKGFKDLSAKTRIAVVQGTVQDDYVTNTLKLEPVRFPDYNTAYANLKTGQVDAWVAPSQQATGQVKEGDGTAIVESVVNTKNFTAYAVSPTNQPLIDALNSALDAVIDDGTWAKLTKQWYPDRVTPKDWTPGSKAAKLP
- a CDS encoding amino acid ABC transporter permease, which gives rise to MADVVPQLLTVGLPNTLILAVSSAILGSILGLVLAIMGIARNPVPRWIARVYTDIFRGLPAILVIVVLGIGLGPVLRQLTGITNPFPLGIFALTLMAGAYIGEIFRSGIQSVDKGQLEATRALGFSYGSAMVLVVVPQGIRRVLPALVNQLIALIKDSSLIYVLGLLPSQREIYRVGNDVAANTGNMSALVAAAMLYLVLTIPLTHVVNYMDKRMREGKKLKAEPDEIAAVVGKGA
- a CDS encoding amino acid ABC transporter ATP-binding protein, with the protein product MSEFKSGSLTAKNIHLAFGANKVLRGIDLHVPQGTTASVIGPSGSGKSTLLRVMNRLIEPDQGDILLDDRSVLADNPDELRRRIGMVFQQFNLFPHKTVADNVSLALNKLRRMPKDQARAKALEQLDMVGLRHKADARPGNLSGGQQQRVAIARALAMEPEVMFFDEATSALDPELVKGVLALMTDLSKGGMTMVVVTHEMGFSRNVSDTVTFMDGGVVVETGSPDELFSAPKTDRLKGFLSDVL
- a CDS encoding integrase core domain-containing protein, whose translation is MSAFCKQHNVSRAWFYQVRAAAQALGPVKALEKRPPIALRHPKTTPASMVDLLLGTREELEKAGFDAGPLSVIAKLRRQGFQPPSRATVARIFTRAGVVVPEPKKKPRSAYIRFVYPQPNACWQIDATEWVLACGTKVTIFQLIDDHSRLALASLAASGETSEAAIRVVTTSIDRHGVPQRFLSDNGAALNPTRLGRRGELVEFLKARGVEPITGKPYKPTTQGKNERFHQTLHRYLKQQPPATTLEVLQTQIDAFDRYYNTEREHQALKPGMTPQEAWNATPKAPAPGPPEPEEPTVGAERFSGQRRVGRDGNVTVLGTHFKMGKKYIGTTVNIIHDDTDIMFFDSLGSEIISHPIPPKGTPYVGNGKPSGIAADPAGAVRKRKIRPVKTTTTTEQPEPETV
- a CDS encoding glycoside hydrolase family 3 N-terminal domain-containing protein produces the protein MKSVAMLAALLAAASLMGSAPATAAAPASLGWSTPAQHLAHMTLQQRVGQLFMVAAGATGASQATMNVLSWDHVGNVYLAGRSSAGINATAAVVRRMTNTVSTATTDNEYLSVATDQEGGYVQVLSGPGFSTIPTALSQGTLSTATLTTDAKNWGNQLRWAGVKVNLAPALDTVTQAFAPSNAPIGYYDREYGYTPQAVSAKGNAFLAGMKAGYVMPTVKHFPGLGRVTGNTDVTGNVHDTQTTINDPNLLPFQTAISNGARWVMVSSAYYDRIDARPGKIAPFSTVVMGTMLRTNAKFTGIIISDDLCNAAQLSPWSWAVRANNFINAGGTMVLCGNPNAIPYMYNGVLQLAQQRPDFLAKVNAAVLTILTVKHGG